One window of Pelmatolapia mariae isolate MD_Pm_ZW linkage group LG18, Pm_UMD_F_2, whole genome shotgun sequence genomic DNA carries:
- the LOC134617068 gene encoding zinc finger protein 345-like isoform X2, whose protein sequence is MSAVMWEVVRQRNIKHYGKLEEFVSMVTDAVPELMSKREGRLLSLGLRARTTLELLRSEHPEDLKAVQSHLNRIQSSCIEETNDPVIEAPEANFMKLVQGLIEDTDGREHFLKNVFPVEYGPDFDTALETLVCEFFTRLEELLPIPDFKQTASWISAAPSVLEEYMQCVSNGEDLKFLLQSKQCHGKLAKSSVAPFQSDDLLIPSLSLPPSLEVAIASHPSACDDENNDVPQIVMFDEELSTNPSTSADFPESPKRADVTSSPRRRQQSGIHKCPECDKCFKHHSVLIEHQRVHSGLQPYNCSECGRAFRTATLLAGHRLRKCKNAAYLCIKCGNSFPTSLDKFRHHCPKRGRNYDCGQCGKSFPKSSSLKEHLLTHVQSRLFKCSHCGIGFSGIGDLKYHQRVDHEKPYQCKQCGKSFISSKSLDKHQQRHEEVGEMDTLKLMSGDKHRKSGSSHRTSVSLSSRKRSVKAVYQRGRVTHNCPLCGRSFKYRFEFLEHQRFHTAVKPYKCSQCGKAFRTEAHLSGHRKRKCKNAAHICTKCGCQFRSMHERVRHQCVQLLTKYECSHCGKTFKMAHLLRNHQMSEHQLPYSPNHRFRCRYCNETFPGISELKYHQRVDHEKPYQCQECGKCFLSEKCLANHELRHNDDRPESCLVCGRGFRNRYDLKQHMRTHTGERPYQCTHCSQCFSTAGGLRSHTRVHTGEKPHVCPDCGKAFSQMGAMRTHRLTHTGERPFKCTVCGKGFTMAHKVTVHMRVHTGERPYVCSQCGKAFSDGSVLKQHMLNHSGVRPYRCQICPKTYTCLNHLRRHLKSHSNMS, encoded by the exons ATGTCTGCTGTGATGTGGGAAGTGGTGCGCCAGCGGAACATAAAGCACTATGGGAAACTGGAGGAGTTTGTGTCCATGGTAACAGATGCAGTTCCTGAACTGATGAGTAAGAGGGAAGGGAGACTTCTCTCACTGGGTCTGAGAGCAAGG ACAACTCTTGAACTGCTGCGTTCTGAACACCCTGAAGATCTCAAGGCGGTTCAGAGCCACCTTAACCGAATCCAATCTTCCTGCATCGAGGAG ACCAATGATCCTGTAATTGAAGCACCAGAGGCAAACTTTATGAAGTTGGTGCAAGGCCTCATTGAAGACACGGATGGCAGAGAACACTTTCTCAAG AATGTGTTTCCTGTGGAGTACGGCCCTGACTTTGATACGGCGCTCGAGACCCTAGTTTGTGAGTTTTTCACAAGACTCGAGGAGCTGCTGCCAATACCAGATTTCAAACAG ACTGCATCCTGGATTAGCGCGGCCCCTTCAGTCCTAGAGGAGTATATGCAGTGCGTGTCCAACGGAGAGGACCTTAAATTTCTTCTCCAGAGTAAACAGTGCCACGGGAAATTAGCAAAGAGCAGCGTTG CTCCATTTCAGTCAGATGATCTTCTGATCCCCTCGctgtctctccctccatctctgGAAGTAGCCATCGCTTCCCACCCGAGCGCTTGTGATGATGAAAATAATGACGTCCCTCAGATTGTCATGTTTGACGAAGAGCTATCCACAAACCCTTCCACCTCAGCTGACTTTCCCGAATCTCCAAAACGGGCCGATGTTACTTCGTCTCCACGCAGGAGACAGCAGTCAGGAATCCATAAATGCCCCGAGTGCGACAAGTGCTTCAAGCATCACTCTGTCCTCATTGAACATCAGAGAGTCCACAGCGGGCTGCAGCCCTACAACTGCTCTGAGTGCGGGAGGGCTTTCCGAACAGCCACTCTGCTCGCTGGACACAGGCTGCGGAAATGCAAAAATGCGGCATATCTTTGCATCAAATGCGGGAACAGTTTTCCAACGTCGTTGGACAAATTCAGACATCATTGCCCGAAACGGGGACGTAACTACGACTGCGGGCAGTGTGGAAAGAGTTTTCCAAAGTCCAGCAGCCTGAAGGAACATCTGCTAACTCATGTTCAAAGCCGCCTTTTCAAGTGTAGCCACTGCGGGATTGGTTTTTCAGGAATAGGTGACCTGAAGTACCATCAGCGAGTCGATCATGAGAAGCCTTATCAGTGTAAGCAATGTGGAAAGAGCTTCATCTCCTCAAAGAGTCTGGACAAACACCAACAAAGGCATGAAGAGGTTGGTGAAATGGACACCCTCAAGTTAATGAGTGGAGATAAACACAGGAAAAGTGGCTCGAGCCATCGGACATCAGTGTCTCTTTCCTCCAGGAAGAGGTCTGTCAAAGCAGTCTACCAGCGAGGAAGAGTCACCCATAACTGTCCGCTGTGTGGCAGGAGCTTCAAATATCGCTTTGAGTTTCTTGAACACCAGAGGTTCCACACAGCTGTGAAGCCTTACAAATGCTCTCAGTGTGGAAAAGCCTTCCGCACTGAGGCTCACCTGTCTGGGCACAGGAAGAGGAAGTGTAAAAACGCCGCCCACATTTGCACCAAGTGTGGGTGCCAGTTCAGGTCCATGCACGAGCGCGTCAGACACCAGTGTGTCCAATTGCTGACGAAATATGAATGCTCTCATTGCGGGAAGACCTTCAAGATGGCTCATCTGCTGAGGAACCATCAGATGAGTGAACATCAGCTCCCCTACAGCCCCAACCACCGCttcaggtgtagatactgtaacgaGACCTTTCCTGGGATCAGCGAGCTCAAGTACCATCAGAGGGTTGACCACGAGAAACCGTATCAGTGTCAGGAATGCGGCAAATGTTTCCTCTCCGAAAAATGCCTGGCCAATCACGAGCTCCGCCACAACGACGACAGACCGGAGAGCTGCCTGGTGTGCGGGCGCGGCTTCAGAAACCGCTACGATTTGAAGCAGCACATGCGCACTCACACGGGAGAGCGGCCCTACCAGTGCACTCACTGCTCGCAGTGCTTCTCCACGGCCGGAGGACTGAGGAGTCACACCAGGGTTCACACGGGCGAGAAACCGCACGTTTGCCCAGACTGCGGGAAGGCTTTCTCCCAGATGGGGGCGATGCGCACGCACAGGCTCACTCACACGGGAGAGAGGCCGTTCAAGTGCACGGTCTGTGGCAAAGGTTTCACAATGGCGCACAAAGTCACAGTTCACATGCGCGTGCACACGGGGGAGCGGCCATACGTGTGCTCCCAGTGTGGGAAGGCCTTCTCGGACGGAAGCGTGTTGAAGCAGCACATGCTGAACCACTCGGGGGTGCGACCGTATCGCTGCCAGATCTGCCCCAAGACTTACACCTGTCTGAACCACCTGAGGAGGCACCTGAAAAGCCACTCGAACATGAGCTGA
- the LOC134617068 gene encoding zinc finger protein 791-like isoform X1 has protein sequence MNSTMNDMEFSVPLSSLALLVPPLRLMSAVMWEVVRQRNIKHYGKLEEFVSMVTDAVPELMSKREGRLLSLGLRARTTLELLRSEHPEDLKAVQSHLNRIQSSCIEETNDPVIEAPEANFMKLVQGLIEDTDGREHFLKNVFPVEYGPDFDTALETLVCEFFTRLEELLPIPDFKQTASWISAAPSVLEEYMQCVSNGEDLKFLLQSKQCHGKLAKSSVAPFQSDDLLIPSLSLPPSLEVAIASHPSACDDENNDVPQIVMFDEELSTNPSTSADFPESPKRADVTSSPRRRQQSGIHKCPECDKCFKHHSVLIEHQRVHSGLQPYNCSECGRAFRTATLLAGHRLRKCKNAAYLCIKCGNSFPTSLDKFRHHCPKRGRNYDCGQCGKSFPKSSSLKEHLLTHVQSRLFKCSHCGIGFSGIGDLKYHQRVDHEKPYQCKQCGKSFISSKSLDKHQQRHEEVGEMDTLKLMSGDKHRKSGSSHRTSVSLSSRKRSVKAVYQRGRVTHNCPLCGRSFKYRFEFLEHQRFHTAVKPYKCSQCGKAFRTEAHLSGHRKRKCKNAAHICTKCGCQFRSMHERVRHQCVQLLTKYECSHCGKTFKMAHLLRNHQMSEHQLPYSPNHRFRCRYCNETFPGISELKYHQRVDHEKPYQCQECGKCFLSEKCLANHELRHNDDRPESCLVCGRGFRNRYDLKQHMRTHTGERPYQCTHCSQCFSTAGGLRSHTRVHTGEKPHVCPDCGKAFSQMGAMRTHRLTHTGERPFKCTVCGKGFTMAHKVTVHMRVHTGERPYVCSQCGKAFSDGSVLKQHMLNHSGVRPYRCQICPKTYTCLNHLRRHLKSHSNMS, from the exons ATGAATTCCACAATGAATGATATGG AATTCAGTGTTCCCCTGTCTTCGCTGGCTCTCCTGGTCCCACCACTCCGGCTGATGTCTGCTGTGATGTGGGAAGTGGTGCGCCAGCGGAACATAAAGCACTATGGGAAACTGGAGGAGTTTGTGTCCATGGTAACAGATGCAGTTCCTGAACTGATGAGTAAGAGGGAAGGGAGACTTCTCTCACTGGGTCTGAGAGCAAGG ACAACTCTTGAACTGCTGCGTTCTGAACACCCTGAAGATCTCAAGGCGGTTCAGAGCCACCTTAACCGAATCCAATCTTCCTGCATCGAGGAG ACCAATGATCCTGTAATTGAAGCACCAGAGGCAAACTTTATGAAGTTGGTGCAAGGCCTCATTGAAGACACGGATGGCAGAGAACACTTTCTCAAG AATGTGTTTCCTGTGGAGTACGGCCCTGACTTTGATACGGCGCTCGAGACCCTAGTTTGTGAGTTTTTCACAAGACTCGAGGAGCTGCTGCCAATACCAGATTTCAAACAG ACTGCATCCTGGATTAGCGCGGCCCCTTCAGTCCTAGAGGAGTATATGCAGTGCGTGTCCAACGGAGAGGACCTTAAATTTCTTCTCCAGAGTAAACAGTGCCACGGGAAATTAGCAAAGAGCAGCGTTG CTCCATTTCAGTCAGATGATCTTCTGATCCCCTCGctgtctctccctccatctctgGAAGTAGCCATCGCTTCCCACCCGAGCGCTTGTGATGATGAAAATAATGACGTCCCTCAGATTGTCATGTTTGACGAAGAGCTATCCACAAACCCTTCCACCTCAGCTGACTTTCCCGAATCTCCAAAACGGGCCGATGTTACTTCGTCTCCACGCAGGAGACAGCAGTCAGGAATCCATAAATGCCCCGAGTGCGACAAGTGCTTCAAGCATCACTCTGTCCTCATTGAACATCAGAGAGTCCACAGCGGGCTGCAGCCCTACAACTGCTCTGAGTGCGGGAGGGCTTTCCGAACAGCCACTCTGCTCGCTGGACACAGGCTGCGGAAATGCAAAAATGCGGCATATCTTTGCATCAAATGCGGGAACAGTTTTCCAACGTCGTTGGACAAATTCAGACATCATTGCCCGAAACGGGGACGTAACTACGACTGCGGGCAGTGTGGAAAGAGTTTTCCAAAGTCCAGCAGCCTGAAGGAACATCTGCTAACTCATGTTCAAAGCCGCCTTTTCAAGTGTAGCCACTGCGGGATTGGTTTTTCAGGAATAGGTGACCTGAAGTACCATCAGCGAGTCGATCATGAGAAGCCTTATCAGTGTAAGCAATGTGGAAAGAGCTTCATCTCCTCAAAGAGTCTGGACAAACACCAACAAAGGCATGAAGAGGTTGGTGAAATGGACACCCTCAAGTTAATGAGTGGAGATAAACACAGGAAAAGTGGCTCGAGCCATCGGACATCAGTGTCTCTTTCCTCCAGGAAGAGGTCTGTCAAAGCAGTCTACCAGCGAGGAAGAGTCACCCATAACTGTCCGCTGTGTGGCAGGAGCTTCAAATATCGCTTTGAGTTTCTTGAACACCAGAGGTTCCACACAGCTGTGAAGCCTTACAAATGCTCTCAGTGTGGAAAAGCCTTCCGCACTGAGGCTCACCTGTCTGGGCACAGGAAGAGGAAGTGTAAAAACGCCGCCCACATTTGCACCAAGTGTGGGTGCCAGTTCAGGTCCATGCACGAGCGCGTCAGACACCAGTGTGTCCAATTGCTGACGAAATATGAATGCTCTCATTGCGGGAAGACCTTCAAGATGGCTCATCTGCTGAGGAACCATCAGATGAGTGAACATCAGCTCCCCTACAGCCCCAACCACCGCttcaggtgtagatactgtaacgaGACCTTTCCTGGGATCAGCGAGCTCAAGTACCATCAGAGGGTTGACCACGAGAAACCGTATCAGTGTCAGGAATGCGGCAAATGTTTCCTCTCCGAAAAATGCCTGGCCAATCACGAGCTCCGCCACAACGACGACAGACCGGAGAGCTGCCTGGTGTGCGGGCGCGGCTTCAGAAACCGCTACGATTTGAAGCAGCACATGCGCACTCACACGGGAGAGCGGCCCTACCAGTGCACTCACTGCTCGCAGTGCTTCTCCACGGCCGGAGGACTGAGGAGTCACACCAGGGTTCACACGGGCGAGAAACCGCACGTTTGCCCAGACTGCGGGAAGGCTTTCTCCCAGATGGGGGCGATGCGCACGCACAGGCTCACTCACACGGGAGAGAGGCCGTTCAAGTGCACGGTCTGTGGCAAAGGTTTCACAATGGCGCACAAAGTCACAGTTCACATGCGCGTGCACACGGGGGAGCGGCCATACGTGTGCTCCCAGTGTGGGAAGGCCTTCTCGGACGGAAGCGTGTTGAAGCAGCACATGCTGAACCACTCGGGGGTGCGACCGTATCGCTGCCAGATCTGCCCCAAGACTTACACCTGTCTGAACCACCTGAGGAGGCACCTGAAAAGCCACTCGAACATGAGCTGA